The genomic segment GGACGTGTTCGACTTCACCCCCGCGGGCACGCGGGCGTGCGTGGAGGCGTCGCTGAAGCGGCTCCGCACCGATCACGTCGAGATCCTCCTCGCCCACGACATCGAGTTCGCGACCGACTACGAGTACGTGTTCAACGAGACGTACCACACGCTCCAGCAGTTGAAGCAGGAAGGCAAAACGCGGTTCATCGGCATGTCGTGTTACCCGCTCGGGTTGCTCAAACAGGCCGTGGAGCGGTGCGATCTGGATGTCGTCATCAGCTACGCCCACTGCCACCTGTTCAGCACGCGGTTACTCTCGGAGTTCATGCCGGTCGCGGACGCGCGCGGGGTCGGCGTGATGAACGCCAGCCCGCTGGCGATGGGGCTGCTCACGAACCAGGGACCGCAGCCGTGGTTCCCCGGCCCGCCCGAAGTCGTGGAGGCGTGCCGCCGGGCCGCGGAACTGTGCCGCGGTCGCGGCGCGGACATCAGCTTCCTCGGGATGCAGTACGCCTACGCCCAGAAGCAAGTGCCCTGTACCCTCACCGGCGCGGCTCGCCAGAGCGAACTCGACGTGAACCTGAAGGCGCTGACCGCGCCCATCGATCCGGTCCTCCTCGCCGACGTGATGCGGGTCCTCGATCCCGTGCGCGGCTGCACGTGGAAGTGCGGCAACTGGAAGGGGTGATAGTGGTAGCGGAAAGGGGTACGTGGCGGCCGGTCTTCATCGTAGTCATCACGCTCCGCGTGATGGCCGCTGCGATCGGACGTGTGTCGCTCACTTGCGAACCGCGTGCCCGGGACATGACGCGGAGCGTGATGACTACGATGAAGACCGGACGTCTCGCCGCGGTCTGTAAAAAAGCGGATTCGTTCGTCGTGATCGGCTCCAACGGTTCACGACGAACGATCCTTCAGGATCGCGGTCCGCACGTCGTCACGCTGCACACGAACGGCGTCCCGGCGGCGCAAGCCGACCAGCAGCACCGCGAGCGCAACGGCCACCAGCCCCACGCCCGCCCCCATTCCCAACAGCACCGGCCCCACGCCGAACGTCGTGACGGCCTGTCCCGCGAGCAGGTGGCCGAGCGGGGTACTCGCGCTGAGCGTCATCGCCCACCAGGCCATGACGCGCCCGCGCTTCTCGTCGGGGACCGCGATCTGCAACACCGATTGGCCCGTCGAGAGATAAAGGATCAGCCCGAACCCGACCGCGGCGCAGCACGCGCCCGCGGCCCACGCCCGATCGGCCAGTCCCAGCCCGGCTAGCCCGGCGGCGCACACGCCGACGCCCAGGAGCAGGAACGCCCCGCGCCGCGCCACGCTGCCGAACGTGGCCGTCGCGAGTGCCGCGCCGAGCGCCCCCGCGCCCATCGCACTGAGGAGCAGGCTGTACGCGTCCTCGCGCAGGCCGAGGCGCAACCGTGTGTACGCGGGCAGCACCGTGACGACCGGCCACGCGAACACGCACACCACGAACGTGAGCGCGACCAGGCCGCCGTGCTGCGGCCGGTCGCGGAGGTAGCGGAGCCCGTCCCACATCGAGCCCGCGGTCCGCGCGTTCGCCCGCGGTTCGGGGATGCCGCGCAGCGCGCGGAGGACGGCCAGGAAGCTCAGCGCGTTGAGCGCGAAGCACGCCGTCGCGCCGGTCGTGACCGCGTGCGTGCCGGCGGGCAGGACCGGAGCGACGGCGTTCGCGAGGAGGAACAGCACGCCGGCCAGGGCCGGCCCGACGGCGCGGGCGGAGTTGAACACGAGCGAGTTCAGCCCGACGGCGTTGATGAGGTCCTCTTTGGGCACGAGGTCCGGCACGAACGCGAGCCGCGCCGGCAGGTCCACCGCCTGCACCACGCCGTTGACCGCCATGAGCACGAGGACCAGCCACGGCACCGCGAGCCCGCTCGCGACCACGACCGTGAGGACGATGGCGTTCAGCAGGAAGCAGGACTGTGTGGTGGAGACGAGCCGGCGCTTCGGGTAGCGGTCGGCGAGCGCCCCGCCCCACGCGCCGAAGAGCAGCGTCGGGCCGACCTGGGCGACGAGCAGCCACGACGGCCACCGCGGGTCGCCGGTGCGGTCGTACATGAGCCACATGAGCGCGGCCGACTGCATCCACGTGCCGACGAACGACACCACCTGCCCGGCGAAGTACCGGCGGTAGTACCGGTGCCGCAGCGAGCGAAACGTCGTGTCACGGAGCGCCGCGAAGAGGCCGCGTCGGTCGTCGGTGTTCATTACTTCTCAGTGCGTCATGCGTCACCCGGTGCCCCGCGGCGCGGGCCAGAGGAGTTATAGGACGCAGGCCGCCGGAGAGCGGACGCCGTGCGGAACACGGCGCCGGGGTCGGGGGTATTCCGTATTCGAGTTGGGAGGTGGCACGATACTCGCACGGATCGGTCCGCAATCACTCGCGTATCACCAGTTCCAAATGAAAACAGCCGCACACTGCACGACGACGACCACAACGCCCGATGCGTACCGGGTCGTCCCGGCCCTCTTGAGCGTGTCTCTGGTTTTCGCCGTCTTTCTGGTCCCCGGCTGCGCCGGGCCGAAGCAAAAGCCCGTGGCGATCGGGGCGAAGAAGTTCACCGAATCGCTGATCCTGGCGGAGATGGGCGCGCAGCTCGTCCGCGCGGGCGGGACCGCCGCCCGGCGCGACGACCTCGGCGGCACGCCCGCCCTCTGGCTCGCCCTCACCCAGGGCGACATCGACGCCTACGTCGAGTACACCGGCACCATTACGCGGGAGATCCTCAAAGCCGACCCGCCGGACCTCGACGCGGCGCTGGCGCCGCACGGCGTCCGCGCGAGCAAGTCGCTCGGGTTCCGCAACAACTACGCGCTCGCCATGCGGAAGGACGTCGCCGCCGCGAAGGGCATTGCGACGATCTCCGACCTCCGCGCGCACCCGGCGCTGCGGCTCCGGTTCATCCCCGAGTTCCTCGACCGCGCGGACGGCTGGCCCGGCCTCAAACGGCACTACGACCTGCCGCAGACCGACGTGAAGGGGATGGTCCACACGCTCGCGTACCGCGGGCTCGTGGAAAAGGCGCTCGACGTCACGGAGGTGTACACCACCGACGGCGAGATCGCCCAGTACGACCTGCTCGTGCTGGCCGACGACCGCAACTTCTTCCCCGCCTACGAGGCCGTGTGGCTCTACCGCGCCGACCTGGACGCCCGCCACCCAAAGGCGGCGGAACAGCTCCGGCGGCTGGAGGGGCGCATCTCCGAAGCCGAAATGCAGCAGATGAACTCCGAGGTTCAGGTGCAGAAAACGGACGAAGGGCGGGTCGCCGGCGCGTTCCTGAGTCGCGCGCTGGGCATCGCCGACGAACGGGCCGACGGAACGCTCGCCGGGCGCGTGCTGGAGACGACCTACGAGCACCTGCTCCTCGTGGTCCCGTCGCTCTTGGCGGCGGTGCTGGTCGCCGTGCCGCTCGGGGTGATCGCCGCCCGGCGGCCGGGGCTCGGGCAGGGCGTTCTCGCCGCCACCGGCATACTCCAAACGATCCCGTCGCTGGCCGTGCTCCTGTTCATGATCCCGGTGATGAAATGGCTGATCGACGAGGGCACGGGCGCGCCCCCCGCGATCGCGGCGCTGTTCCTCTACAGCCTGTTGCCGATCGTGCGGAACACGTACGCGGGCCTGACCGGCATTCCGGCGTCGCTGCGCGAATCGGCCCAGGCGCTCGGCCTCCCGGCGTGGGCGGTGCTGTGGCGGGTGGAACTGCCGCTCGCGGCGCCGACGATCCTCGCGGGGGTGCGCACGGCGGCGGTCATCAACGTCGGCACCGCGACGCTCGGCGGGTTCATCGGGGCCGGCGGGTACGGCCGCCCGATCCTGCGCGGGCTCGACAAGTACGACGTCCCGCTCATGCTCGAAGGCGCGATCCCGGCCGCGGTCCTGGCGCTGGTGATCGAGACGCTGTTCGGGCTGGTGGAACGACTCGTCGCCCGCCGGGGGTGAACGCGGCGGTCCGGCTCAACCGGACGGCGAATCTGATACCCGTGAACCTGCGGGGGTGGCATATACTGTCCGCGTTCCTCTCATAATCGCAGGTGTAACGAAAAAACCGTTGCTCGTGCGGAGCGGATGCGATTCAATCACCTCTATCATTT from the Frigoriglobus tundricola genome contains:
- a CDS encoding aldo/keto reductase → MEYRALGTTGLRVSVLGQGGAAFGQQYGAVSDQEVTDTVHAAIDAGVNLIDTAAYYGKGTSEEFLGRALAGGWREKVSICTKACRLDRDVFDFTPAGTRACVEASLKRLRTDHVEILLAHDIEFATDYEYVFNETYHTLQQLKQEGKTRFIGMSCYPLGLLKQAVERCDLDVVISYAHCHLFSTRLLSEFMPVADARGVGVMNASPLAMGLLTNQGPQPWFPGPPEVVEACRRAAELCRGRGADISFLGMQYAYAQKQVPCTLTGAARQSELDVNLKALTAPIDPVLLADVMRVLDPVRGCTWKCGNWKG
- a CDS encoding MFS transporter gives rise to the protein MNTDDRRGLFAALRDTTFRSLRHRYYRRYFAGQVVSFVGTWMQSAALMWLMYDRTGDPRWPSWLLVAQVGPTLLFGAWGGALADRYPKRRLVSTTQSCFLLNAIVLTVVVASGLAVPWLVLVLMAVNGVVQAVDLPARLAFVPDLVPKEDLINAVGLNSLVFNSARAVGPALAGVLFLLANAVAPVLPAGTHAVTTGATACFALNALSFLAVLRALRGIPEPRANARTAGSMWDGLRYLRDRPQHGGLVALTFVVCVFAWPVVTVLPAYTRLRLGLREDAYSLLLSAMGAGALGAALATATFGSVARRGAFLLLGVGVCAAGLAGLGLADRAWAAGACCAAVGFGLILYLSTGQSVLQIAVPDEKRGRVMAWWAMTLSASTPLGHLLAGQAVTTFGVGPVLLGMGAGVGLVAVALAVLLVGLRRRDAVRVQRDDVRTAILKDRSS
- a CDS encoding glycine betaine ABC transporter substrate-binding protein, producing MKTAAHCTTTTTTPDAYRVVPALLSVSLVFAVFLVPGCAGPKQKPVAIGAKKFTESLILAEMGAQLVRAGGTAARRDDLGGTPALWLALTQGDIDAYVEYTGTITREILKADPPDLDAALAPHGVRASKSLGFRNNYALAMRKDVAAAKGIATISDLRAHPALRLRFIPEFLDRADGWPGLKRHYDLPQTDVKGMVHTLAYRGLVEKALDVTEVYTTDGEIAQYDLLVLADDRNFFPAYEAVWLYRADLDARHPKAAEQLRRLEGRISEAEMQQMNSEVQVQKTDEGRVAGAFLSRALGIADERADGTLAGRVLETTYEHLLLVVPSLLAAVLVAVPLGVIAARRPGLGQGVLAATGILQTIPSLAVLLFMIPVMKWLIDEGTGAPPAIAALFLYSLLPIVRNTYAGLTGIPASLRESAQALGLPAWAVLWRVELPLAAPTILAGVRTAAVINVGTATLGGFIGAGGYGRPILRGLDKYDVPLMLEGAIPAAVLALVIETLFGLVERLVARRG